A stretch of the Pseudalkalibacillus hwajinpoensis genome encodes the following:
- the mraY gene encoding phospho-N-acetylmuramoyl-pentapeptide-transferase: MIERLLIFSLLTSFIIAVLVSPVFIPYLRRLKFGQSIREEGPKSHQKKSGTPTMGGLIIILSIILGTIIIALKYDEISTQIWLLLFVTVGYGLIGFLDDFIKVVKKRNLGLTSKQKLLGQLLIAILVYFGLRTVGFDTAIHVPGTEWSFDIGIGYVILLFVMLVGASNAVNLTDGLDGLVAGTSAIAFGAFAILAASVYMYDVAIFSVSVVGAVLGFLVFNAHPAKVFMGDTGSLALGGALAAVAIMTKLELLLVIIGGVFVIETLSVIIQVTSFKTTGKRVFKMSPLHHHYELSGWTEWRVVATFWTVGLLCATFGIYLEVWM; encoded by the coding sequence GTGATTGAAAGATTATTAATTTTTAGCTTATTAACATCATTTATTATTGCGGTGCTAGTATCGCCCGTATTTATTCCATATTTAAGAAGGCTTAAATTTGGACAGAGCATCAGAGAAGAAGGACCTAAGTCACACCAAAAGAAATCTGGGACTCCGACAATGGGTGGACTGATCATTATTCTGTCTATTATTCTCGGGACTATTATTATCGCTCTTAAATATGATGAAATTTCAACCCAAATTTGGCTGCTTTTATTTGTAACAGTTGGATATGGACTGATTGGCTTTTTGGATGATTTTATTAAAGTCGTGAAAAAGCGTAACCTTGGATTAACATCAAAACAAAAACTATTAGGTCAGCTCCTAATTGCGATCCTTGTTTATTTTGGATTAAGAACCGTTGGATTTGATACAGCGATTCATGTTCCAGGGACAGAGTGGAGCTTTGACATTGGCATTGGATATGTGATTTTACTTTTTGTCATGCTAGTTGGCGCGTCAAACGCTGTCAATCTGACAGATGGACTGGACGGGCTTGTAGCAGGAACGTCGGCTATTGCCTTCGGCGCATTTGCCATTCTTGCGGCGTCAGTATACATGTATGATGTGGCTATTTTCTCCGTCAGTGTCGTTGGCGCAGTACTAGGATTTCTTGTCTTTAATGCTCACCCTGCGAAAGTATTTATGGGTGATACTGGATCACTTGCGCTTGGGGGGGCACTTGCAGCTGTTGCCATTATGACGAAGCTTGAGCTTCTTCTCGTGATTATTGGTGGGGTGTTTGTCATTGAAACCCTATCCGTTATTATTCAGGTGACTTCATTTAAAACGACAGGTAAACGTGTGTTTAAGATGAGTCCTCTTCATCACCACTATGAGCTTTCTGGTTGGACGGAATGGCGCGTTGTCGCTACATTTTGGACAGTTGGTTTACTATGTGCAACGTTTGGAATCTATCTTGAGGTGTGGATGTAA
- the murD gene encoding UDP-N-acetylmuramoyl-L-alanine--D-glutamate ligase, whose translation MKKVNYENKSVLVLGIAKSGFAAAKLLRSLGVKVKVNDREEVKNNPKAMELQELGFTVVGGGHPLELLDGVDLIVKNPGIPYENPLLAEAQKREIPIVTEVEIAGEISEAPFVAITGSNGKTTTTTLIGQLLRDTESNPIVAGNIGTVVCEVAAEASPNQTLVTELSSFQLQGTMNFHPHISVLLNIYEAHLDYHGTKEAYAAAKARLFQNQTGEDFAVYNADDELVTGFAEASKASLVPFSATKKLDSGVCIDEEWIVFKEEKVIKIEDLSMKQNVENTLAAIAVAKLSGVSNEKIHQELTNFHGVKHRLQFVGEVNARKFYNDSKATNSIATKKALDSFKKPVILLAGGLDRGNGFDDLIPYFQTKVKHLITFGQTASKLEKTASSAGLDSVTVVDNVEEAVTTAYNLSDAEDVVLLSPACASWDQFKTFEERGDIFIEAMHRL comes from the coding sequence ATGAAAAAAGTTAATTATGAAAATAAGTCTGTTCTTGTTTTAGGAATAGCGAAAAGTGGATTTGCGGCAGCCAAGCTCCTACGATCTCTTGGTGTTAAAGTAAAAGTGAATGATCGCGAAGAAGTGAAAAACAATCCTAAAGCAATGGAACTTCAAGAATTAGGGTTCACCGTTGTAGGCGGTGGGCATCCTCTTGAACTTCTAGATGGCGTCGATTTAATTGTGAAGAATCCCGGGATTCCTTATGAAAATCCACTTTTAGCAGAAGCTCAAAAGAGAGAGATTCCAATTGTGACAGAAGTTGAAATCGCAGGTGAAATATCAGAAGCACCGTTTGTCGCCATAACAGGTTCGAATGGGAAAACAACGACAACAACTCTTATTGGCCAATTATTAAGAGATACAGAATCTAATCCGATTGTGGCAGGTAATATTGGAACAGTTGTATGTGAGGTAGCTGCGGAAGCTAGCCCTAATCAAACGCTTGTGACAGAGCTCTCTAGTTTTCAACTTCAAGGAACAATGAACTTCCATCCTCATATTTCAGTACTTCTAAATATTTATGAGGCACATCTTGATTATCATGGAACTAAAGAGGCTTATGCCGCAGCTAAAGCTCGTTTGTTCCAAAATCAAACCGGAGAAGATTTTGCTGTTTATAATGCCGACGATGAACTTGTCACTGGTTTTGCTGAGGCTTCTAAGGCTTCACTCGTTCCTTTTTCAGCCACAAAAAAACTAGATTCAGGCGTATGTATTGATGAAGAGTGGATCGTGTTTAAAGAGGAAAAAGTGATTAAGATTGAAGATCTATCAATGAAGCAGAACGTGGAAAATACGCTTGCTGCTATAGCTGTAGCGAAGTTGTCAGGTGTTTCAAATGAAAAAATTCATCAAGAACTAACAAACTTTCACGGTGTGAAACATCGTCTACAGTTCGTAGGAGAAGTTAACGCACGTAAATTTTACAATGATTCTAAAGCAACGAATTCAATTGCTACTAAAAAAGCGCTTGATTCCTTCAAAAAGCCCGTGATTCTTCTCGCTGGAGGTCTTGATCGTGGGAACGGGTTTGACGATTTAATTCCGTATTTCCAAACCAAAGTGAAGCACTTAATTACGTTTGGTCAGACTGCCTCTAAATTAGAAAAAACAGCTTCATCAGCAGGACTGGATTCTGTGACTGTTGTCGATAATGTAGAGGAAGCTGTTACAACAGCTTATAATCTTTCCGATGCGGAGGATGTTGTTCTTCTATCACCGGCTTGTGCAAGCTGGGATCAATTCAAAACGTTTGAAGAACGTGGAGACATCTTTATTGAGGCAATGCATAGACTCTAA
- the spoVE gene encoding stage V sporulation protein E, whose product MPKTKSTPDLVFLTATLVLLAIGLIMVYSASAVWASYKFDDAFFFAKRQLLFAGVGVVAMFFVMNVEYWTWRTWSKVGVLICFILLVLVLIPGVGLVRGGARSWLGVGAFSIQPSEFTKLAMIAFLAKYLSENQKRITSFKKGLVPSLGIVFIAFGMIMLQPDLGTGAVMVGTCVVMIFISGARIAHFVWLGMLGLAGFAVLILSAPYRIARITSYLDPWSDPLGSGFQIIQSLYAIGPGGLMGLGLGQSRQKFYYLPEPQTDFIFAILSEELGFIGGSFVILLFSLLLWRGIRIALRAPDLFGSLLAVGIIGMLAIQVMINIGVVTGLMPVTGITLPFLSYGGSSLTLMLVAMGVLLNISRYAKF is encoded by the coding sequence TTGCCGAAAACAAAATCAACGCCAGACCTGGTCTTTTTAACTGCAACATTAGTGCTGTTAGCAATTGGATTAATCATGGTTTACAGTGCCAGCGCTGTATGGGCCTCTTATAAATTTGACGATGCATTTTTCTTTGCAAAAAGACAGCTTCTTTTTGCGGGGGTAGGTGTTGTGGCCATGTTCTTCGTGATGAACGTTGAGTATTGGACATGGCGCACCTGGTCAAAAGTAGGCGTGCTCATCTGCTTCATTCTACTTGTTCTAGTCCTGATCCCAGGAGTTGGACTTGTTCGAGGGGGAGCGAGAAGCTGGCTTGGTGTTGGTGCGTTTTCAATCCAACCATCTGAATTTACAAAACTTGCAATGATTGCTTTTCTTGCTAAATATTTATCCGAAAATCAAAAACGCATTACGTCATTCAAAAAAGGACTAGTGCCGTCGCTTGGTATTGTGTTCATAGCTTTCGGTATGATTATGCTTCAACCGGATCTTGGAACTGGAGCGGTTATGGTTGGTACGTGCGTTGTAATGATTTTTATCTCGGGGGCAAGAATAGCCCACTTTGTTTGGCTTGGTATGCTTGGTTTAGCCGGCTTTGCCGTCCTGATTTTATCAGCGCCCTATCGGATTGCGCGAATCACCTCCTACCTTGATCCGTGGAGTGACCCACTCGGTAGTGGTTTTCAAATCATTCAATCGCTGTATGCCATTGGCCCGGGTGGACTGATGGGGCTTGGGCTTGGCCAAAGTAGACAGAAATTTTATTATTTACCTGAACCGCAAACAGACTTTATCTTTGCAATTTTATCTGAAGAACTCGGATTTATCGGTGGAAGCTTTGTGATTCTCTTATTTTCGCTTCTTCTCTGGCGAGGGATTCGAATTGCACTAAGAGCGCCTGATTTGTTTGGTAGTCTTCTTGCTGTTGGTATCATCGGCATGCTTGCGATTCAAGTAATGATCAATATTGGCGTTGTAACTGGGTTAATGCCTGTTACGGGCATAACGCTTCCTTTCCTAAGCTACGGAGGCTCTTCCTTAACGCTCATGCTTGTAGCAATGGGAGTGTTACTCAATATCAGTCGGTACGCAAAGTTTTAA
- a CDS encoding cell division protein FtsQ/DivIB encodes MEDRKVVTIEDRIPTLKAQRKQRANRRLIVYLSIFFFLILLIIYFQSSLSHIRNVEVSGNNYVSEKEIIKLSELNNSVSFWNLNAKNVEEKVEKSKEIKEVTVTRQFPATAKVDVVENARVAYLKKGSEYFPILQSGAILEALPKGETPVSAPILMQWNESTELSEMAGELRKVELSIINRISEIHYTPNGDKAFNLTLYMTDGYEVKTSISDFSEKVNSYPLIVEKLKDKAKGILYLNEGSWLEPYEDVSTEEEEKKES; translated from the coding sequence ATGGAAGATCGCAAAGTTGTAACAATTGAAGATCGGATTCCCACGTTGAAAGCACAGCGTAAACAGCGCGCTAACAGAAGATTAATCGTCTATTTATCAATCTTCTTCTTTCTCATTTTGCTGATCATTTACTTCCAATCTTCCTTAAGTCACATTCGGAACGTTGAGGTTTCTGGCAACAATTATGTTTCAGAAAAAGAAATTATTAAGTTAAGTGAGCTTAATAATAGCGTGAGCTTTTGGAATTTAAATGCTAAAAATGTAGAAGAAAAGGTAGAAAAATCAAAAGAAATTAAAGAAGTAACTGTGACTAGACAGTTTCCTGCGACTGCTAAAGTGGATGTTGTGGAGAATGCTCGAGTCGCGTATTTAAAAAAGGGAAGTGAATATTTCCCGATTTTGCAATCAGGTGCTATTCTTGAGGCACTCCCTAAAGGTGAAACGCCAGTGAGCGCTCCTATTTTGATGCAATGGAACGAAAGTACAGAGCTATCAGAAATGGCAGGCGAGCTCAGGAAAGTAGAATTAAGTATTATTAATCGTATTTCTGAGATTCATTATACGCCGAATGGGGATAAAGCTTTTAACTTAACTCTCTATATGACAGACGGATATGAAGTGAAAACAAGCATTAGCGATTTTTCTGAGAAGGTGAATAGCTACCCGTTAATAGTTGAGAAGCTTAAAGATAAAGCCAAAGGTATTCTTTATCTAAATGAAGGTAGTTGGCTTGAGCCTTATGAGGACGTTTCAACTGAAGAAGAGGAAAAGAAGGAGTCTTGA
- the ftsA gene encoding cell division protein FtsA, whose product MNSNEIYVSLDIGTSNVKVIIGQMTNDSLNILGVGSAPSDGIRKGSIVDIDETVRSIKQAVENAERMVGLSVRSVIVGINGNHVQLQPCHGVVAVSSEDREIHDEDIARVIDAAQVVSIPPEREIIDVIPGQFVVDGLDGITDPRGMIGVRLEMEGTIITGSKTVLHNLLRCVEKAGLEIADICLQPLACGSMALSKDERNLGVALVNMGAGSTTISIFEEGSLKATSVLQIGGDHVTKDISIGLRTTTEEAERIKIKHGNAFVDLASEEEAFTVSTIGSSAEQEFNQYELAHIIEPRIEEMLELIEDEIKRMGIRELPGGFVLTGGMVGMDGVLELAREILQHNVRVAVPDYIGVREPQYTTGIGLIQFTYKNVKIQGKEVAASLNPEEEVKPKRRTKAEPQPGEKSSSPGMKEKVKNFFNLFVE is encoded by the coding sequence ATGAACAGCAATGAGATTTATGTGAGTCTAGACATCGGTACATCCAATGTGAAAGTAATCATTGGCCAGATGACGAACGATTCTTTAAATATTCTTGGAGTCGGCAGCGCGCCTTCCGATGGAATTCGTAAAGGATCGATTGTGGATATAGATGAAACTGTTCGTTCAATTAAGCAGGCAGTAGAAAACGCAGAAAGAATGGTAGGTTTATCGGTTCGTTCTGTGATTGTGGGGATTAACGGCAATCACGTACAGTTACAACCCTGTCATGGGGTAGTGGCTGTATCGAGTGAGGATCGTGAAATTCATGATGAAGATATTGCTAGAGTAATTGACGCAGCACAGGTTGTTTCTATCCCTCCTGAGCGAGAAATTATTGATGTGATTCCAGGACAGTTCGTAGTTGATGGACTGGACGGCATTACAGATCCACGTGGAATGATTGGTGTTCGCCTTGAAATGGAAGGAACAATCATTACAGGTTCAAAAACAGTATTACATAATTTATTAAGATGCGTTGAAAAAGCGGGTCTTGAAATTGCTGATATTTGTCTACAACCGCTAGCGTGTGGGTCAATGGCTTTATCAAAAGATGAGCGTAATTTAGGTGTAGCACTAGTTAACATGGGCGCTGGATCTACTACGATTTCTATCTTTGAAGAAGGCTCACTGAAAGCCACTTCTGTACTTCAAATTGGTGGCGATCACGTAACCAAAGATATTTCGATTGGTCTTAGAACAACGACTGAAGAAGCTGAGCGAATTAAGATTAAGCACGGCAATGCTTTCGTTGATCTTGCTTCAGAAGAGGAAGCTTTCACAGTATCGACAATAGGGAGTTCGGCTGAACAAGAATTTAATCAGTACGAATTAGCTCATATTATAGAACCTCGGATCGAAGAGATGTTAGAATTGATAGAAGACGAAATTAAGCGAATGGGAATTCGTGAATTGCCGGGCGGATTTGTTCTAACCGGTGGTATGGTCGGAATGGACGGAGTTCTTGAACTTGCTCGTGAAATTCTGCAGCACAATGTACGTGTTGCGGTCCCTGACTATATCGGCGTACGCGAACCGCAATACACAACTGGCATTGGTCTTATCCAGTTCACGTATAAAAACGTGAAGATTCAGGGGAAAGAAGTGGCAGCATCACTCAACCCTGAAGAAGAAGTGAAGCCCAAGCGTAGAACAAAAGCCGAACCTCAACCAGGTGAGAAATCTTCTTCACCAGGTATGAAAGAGAAAGTGAAGAATTTCTTTAATCTATTTGTTGAATAA
- the ftsZ gene encoding cell division protein FtsZ, which yields MLEFDMNMEQLAQIKVIGVGGGGSNAVNRMIENGVQGVEFIAVNTDAQALNLAKAEVKMQIGGKLTRGLGAGANPEIGKKAAEESKEQIQEALSGADMVFVTAGMGGGTGTGAAPVIAEIAKELGALTVGVVTRPFTFEGKKRSTQAVTGIAMLKEKVDTLIVIPNDRLLEIVDKNTPMLEAFREADNVLRQGVQGISDLIAVPGLINLDFADVKTIMTERGSALMGIGIATGENRASEAAKKAISSPLLETSIDGAKGVLMNITGGSNLSLYEVNEAADIVSSASDENVNMIFGSVINEDLKDEILVTVIATGFDENENKKKTVPRPSAQSKQSAPIQQQKHEEEEVQPEPSKFGTRTEESNDTLDIPTFLRNRKRNRR from the coding sequence ATGTTAGAGTTTGATATGAATATGGAACAATTAGCACAGATAAAAGTAATCGGTGTCGGCGGAGGCGGAAGCAACGCTGTCAATCGTATGATCGAGAATGGTGTCCAAGGTGTTGAATTTATTGCTGTTAACACGGATGCACAGGCATTGAACCTTGCTAAAGCAGAAGTTAAAATGCAAATTGGTGGTAAATTAACAAGAGGTCTTGGTGCAGGAGCTAATCCGGAAATCGGAAAGAAAGCTGCTGAAGAAAGCAAAGAACAGATTCAGGAAGCGCTTAGCGGTGCTGATATGGTATTCGTTACCGCAGGAATGGGTGGCGGAACTGGAACAGGTGCTGCACCTGTCATTGCTGAAATTGCCAAAGAACTTGGTGCACTAACAGTAGGAGTTGTCACACGTCCATTTACCTTTGAAGGTAAGAAGCGTTCGACACAAGCCGTTACTGGGATTGCAATGCTTAAGGAAAAAGTCGATACGTTAATTGTTATCCCTAACGATCGTCTACTTGAAATCGTTGATAAAAACACTCCAATGCTTGAAGCGTTCCGTGAAGCGGATAACGTTCTTCGTCAAGGTGTTCAAGGGATATCAGATCTTATTGCAGTACCGGGTCTTATTAACCTTGACTTCGCCGATGTTAAAACCATTATGACTGAACGTGGTTCTGCATTAATGGGAATTGGTATTGCGACAGGGGAAAATCGCGCTTCTGAGGCTGCCAAAAAAGCTATTTCCAGTCCACTCCTAGAGACATCTATTGATGGTGCAAAAGGGGTACTTATGAACATTACGGGCGGATCTAATTTGAGCCTGTATGAAGTAAATGAAGCAGCCGACATTGTTTCATCAGCTTCTGATGAGAATGTGAACATGATTTTCGGTTCTGTAATTAACGAAGATTTAAAGGACGAAATTCTTGTTACAGTGATCGCTACTGGCTTTGACGAGAACGAAAATAAGAAGAAGACGGTTCCACGTCCTTCTGCACAATCGAAGCAAAGCGCTCCGATACAACAGCAGAAGCATGAAGAGGAAGAAGTTCAGCCGGAGCCATCTAAATTCGGTACAAGAACGGAAGAGTCTAACGATACGCTAGATATCCCTACTTTCCTTCGTAACCGCAAACGTAATAGAAGATAA